TCATCGGCAACTCCTGGTGTAATAACATATTTTAAATCGTTAAAGTCAGAATTAAAAATCAACCCAATTAATGGTGATACAATTCCAGCAGTAAATGAAGTGACAACTTTATTAAAGGCAGCACCCATTACAAAAGCAACCGCAATGTCTACAAGGTTGCCTTTCATTGCAAAATCTTTAAACTCTTTTAACATAAATTATAAGTTTATTGGTTAGTAAATCACTAAAATAAATAAAAGAATGATAATTTTATATTTTTTATTTCAAGAAAACCCGTTTTACTCTTTGCGAAATAGCTGTTATAAGTTCGTATGAAATAGTCCCAGCAGTTTCGGCTAAATTTTCGGCGGTAGTATTGGGACCAAAAACGATCACCTCGTCGCCTTCTTTGCAATCAATGTTTGTTACATCAACCATGATCATATCCATGCATACATTTCCTAGAATATAAGCCTTTTGATGATTGATTATTACATATCCTTTACCTTTACCGTATTGTCTGCCAATGCCATCAGCGTGTCCAATAGGCAGCGTTGCCGATCTTAAAAATCTGTCGGTTTTAAAAGTACGATTATAGCCTATAGATGCGCCTTTTTCAATAGCATGGATTTGGGAAATAATCGTTTTTAAAGTACCAATAGGTTTAAAATTTTTGTTTTCTTTTTCCGAATTTCCAAAGCCATACATTCCAATACCACTTCTAACCATATCAAAATGGCCTTCTGGATAATTTAAAATGCCAGAAGTATTACAAATATGAAGCAATGGTTTGTAGCCAATAGCATTAATAAGCGTTTTTGCTATATTTTTAAATGTTTCTATTTGATTTATGGTGAAATCCCTTTCGTTTAAGTCTTCGCTAGCTGCTAAATGTGAAAAAATGGATTTTATTTTTACTGCTGAAGTTTCATTTACTTTTGAAACAATATAATCTACGTCATTTTCAGAAAACCCCAATCGGTTTAAACCGGTATTGAACTTTATGTGAATAGGATAGTCATGTTGTTTTTCCGCAGAAGCGATAGAAATAAACTCGTTTAAAATTTTGGTGTTATATAAATTGGGCTCTAAACGGTTTTCTATTAAAGCATTAAAATTTACCGCCTGTGGGTGTAATACTAAAATAGGTTTGGTAATACCAGCATTTCTAAGCGTTACACCTTCATGTACAAAAGCCACGGCAAAATAATCTACAGGTAGATCTTGTAAATAGTTGGCAATTTCGCAAGCGTCACTTCCATAAGCAAACGCTTTAACCACCGCCATAAATTTGGTATGGTTGTTTATTCTCGATTTTAAGTGTTCAAAATTATGTTTTAAAGCTTTTAAATCGATTTCAAGTACGGTTTCTTGCGCTTTAGGCATCCGGGTTTTGGGTTTTTGGAGTCAGTTCTTCGGCATCATTCACCTTCATGTTTCTAACTTTATCGCGTGTCATGGCTTTGTAATAAGCGGCTCTGCTTAAAGGTTCGTATTCGTCAACTTCACCTAATAACACCAAATTATCATTTTTCCCTTTTCGGTAACTGTATTGCGCTAAATTGCCTGTTCTGGTACAAACAGCGTGGACTTTGGTAACATATTCGGCAGTTGCCATTAAATTGGGCATGGGGCCGAAGGGATTGCCTTTAAAGTCCATATCAAGTCCAGCTACAATAACTCGAACACCTTTGTTGGCCAAATCATTGCAAACACGTACAATTTCGTCATCAAAAAACTGGGCTTCGTCAATGCCAACGACATCACAGCCATCGGCCAAAATAGGGATATTAGCCGCTGCAGGAACGGGGGTAGAACGAATTTGGTTGGCATCGTGCGACACTACCATATCTTCGTTGTAACGCACATCAATGGTAGGTTTAAAAATCTCTACTTTTTGTCGGGCAAATTGCGCGCGTTTAAGCCTTCGGATTAGTTCTTCGGTTTTTCCTGAAAACATTGAGCCACAGATAACTTCAATCCATCCAAATTGTTCTTTATGATTTACTGTATTTTCAAGAAACATTTTGTAATTTTAACACTAAAATAAAACGATTATTCGTTTGTATAAAGGTGGCGTAAATTTATTAAAAAACAAAAGCCTAAATAGCAATAATTTAAAATTTATAACAATGAAGAAGAAGTTAGAGTCGGAATTGATAAGTATTGCACACAGAATCCTTAAGTTAAAAGGAAAAGAAGACGTTGTTAAAATGCATGCTGAAGTATCGGAACTTTTTGAAAAGTTATCGGTATTAAAATTTGCCCATGAAAAATTTGAAGGTGATATACCAACTATAGGAAGTGACACCTCTTTTTTCGATATGTTAGATGGTGCTTTTAACAACAAAATAAGTGATGCCATTGAAGTAGAAGATAAAATTTATATTAATCTGGATGAGGTTGAAGATGACCATATTATGGAGCCTGGCATTGAAACCATTAAAGGCATGGTGGCACATATGCCAAATGAACCCGAAGATATTGAAGTAATTTTAGAAGAAGCCATTCCGAAACAGAAAAGCCAGAAAAATGACTTAGACGATTTAATGTCTAGTTTTAAAGACATGCCAGTTTTCGATCCTATTTCTAAAATACAGCATGGTATTCCAAATGGTATTCCAAACGAAAAAAAATCATTAAACGATAAATTAAAAAGAGGAGGATTAAACATAGGACTTAACGATAAAATAGCTTTTATTAAACATTTATTTGAAGGTAAAAGTGAAGATTATGAGCGTGTTATTTCCCAACTTAACACTTTTGAATCGTTTAGTAATGCCAAACAGTTTCTTATAGACATTGTAAAACCAGATTACAACAATTGGGTGAGCAAAGAAGAAGTTGAAGAGCGTTTTTTCCAAATTTTAGAAAACCGATTTAATTAGTGAGCAAACTTTATATTGTACCAACACCCATTGGAAATTTAAAAGACATGACTTTTAGAGCTGTTGAAGTTTTAAAAGAAGTCGATTTAATTCTTGCCGAAGACACACGCACATCGGGGAAACTATTAAAACATTTTGAAATTTCAACCCACATGCAGTCGCACCACATGCACAACGAGCATAAAACGGTTGAAAACTTAATTCAAAAATTAAAAAGCGGCACCACTGTAGCGCTCATTAGCGATGCGGGAACACCGGCTATTTCCGACCCCGGATTTTTACTGACCCGTGCTTGTATAGAAAATAATATTGAAGTCGATTGTTTACCTGGAGCCACCGCCTTTGTGCCAGCTTTGGTAAATTCGGGCTTACCAAACGACAAGTTTGTGTTCGAAGGATTTTTGCCCGTTAAAAAAGGGCGACAAACACGCTTGTTGTTACTTGCTGAAGAAACCCGAACCATCATTTTTTATGAAAGTCCGCATAAATTACTAAAAACCCTCGCTAATTTTTGCGAGTATTTTGGCGAAGACAGAGAGGTATCGGTATCTAGAGAACTTACAAAATTATATGAAGAAACCATCCGTGGTACTGCAAAAGAGGTATTAGATCATTACACCAATAAACCACCAAAAGGCGAAATAGTTATTGTGGTTGGTGGAAAAAAATAATTAGTCTAAGAAATAGCCGAAATAGTATTGTAATGAAATTCCATTTAAATTTCACAACTGATTACGGGCAGTTTTATATAAGTGACAAAACCCCAACGGGAAGTACTGGTTCAGAAAATTTTTGGACAGATCAAGCTTTTGCGGATAAGCTTGCGGTTGAAAAAAATATTTTAGGTATTTCAATAGCTAATGATGAAGGAAAAGTAAAATGTCTATTAGAAATTTTAAATTCAAAAAGTCTAACTAATGATTTTAGTAGTTTTGACCATGTTGTAGAAGCAAGTATAGAAATCAAATCTGGAGTTTTACAAGTAATTGATTGTCCATCTTCCGAAATCGAAATGGAAACTAAAATCGAAAATGGGGAATATAGAGTTCGTGTTTATTCAATAAACTTAGAATCTGCTTACAGCGAAAACACAAAAGACTCTTATAAAGTAGAGATGTGGAAAGAAGGTTATGCAGAACGAATTGTTTTAAAAAGATATTTAGGTTAATAAGCACTGTTTTATCAGATGCATCAAGTTTTAAAAATATTTAGTAAAAATGAGTTTAGAAACATTTAAACAAAAAATAAAAACCACGCCAAACAACATCGAGTTTTCAGAAACCATGGCTGTAATAGAATCAAACTACAATTTTACACCAACTGCTTTTAAAAATGGTCCTTTACAAAATAATGCAGGTGAAAATTCGGGGTCTTGTAAATTATTTGCCTTCGCCAAATTACAAGGTTTTACACAAGATGAAACATTGGCTTGTTTTGGAAAGTTCTATTTTGAGGATGTGTTAAACGACCCAAATGGTACAGGGCATCAAAACATTCGAAATTTTATGAAAACGGGTTTTGAAGGTTTGGCTTTTGACGGAGAACCTCTAAAACTTAAATAGCTTTTTGTTTCAGATGCAAGACTTGTTATCAAATATAAGACAATGTACCATCTGCGAAAAACATCTGCCTTCAGGGCCGCGCCCCATTGTATCGGCCCACCCCAAAGTTAAAATTGTGATTATTGGGCAAGCACCGGGAACAAAAGTTCATAAAACAGGCATTCCTTGGGATGACGCTAGTGGGAAGCAATTAAGAAACTGGTTGGGAGTAACTGATGCTGTTTTTTACGACGAAACCAAAATAGCCATCATGCCCATGGGATTTTGTTATCCCGGAAAAGGAAAATCGGGTGATTTACCACCACGACCTGAATGTGCACAACAATGGCATAAACCCTTGTTGGAACACTTACCTAATGTAGAGTTGATTCTTTTAATTGGGATGTATGCACAAAACTATTATTTGAAAAATAAAGCAAAGAATACATTAACCGAAACGGTTGCTAATTTTAAAGCATATTTACCTAAGTATTTACCATTGCCACATCCCTCACCGCGAAATAGGTTTTGGCTCACGAAGAATCCTTGGTTTGAGATTGAGGTGCTGCCGGAGTTGAGAAGTAGGGTTCAGGAATTGATTTAATTATTTTATATAATAAATTTAATAACATCATTTACTTTTTCATTAATTAATATAGCTTAAAATCCATTCGTGAATTAGTGGCGAAAAAAAACAAATAACAGTCCACACCCAATACTATAATTTTAGTAACTTTCAATAAATATACAAAGGGTTTTATGGAGTTAATAATCAGATCGTTCAACTTAAAATTAAAACATACATTTTCAATTTCCAGGCAATCTTATAATGAGCAACCCACATTAATTGTTGAATTAAAAGAGGGCGGTTTTTCTGGGTTTGGCGAAGCTACCTCAAACCCTTATTATAATATGACTGTTGAAAAAATGAAGAACGATTTAACAAGCTTAAAATCTATAATTGAAACGGCAAACCACACCACTCCCGAAGAATTCTGGAAACACATGCATCCCCATTTAAAGCAAAATATGTTTGCTTTGTGCGCTCTAGACCAAGCTTATAACGATTGGTATGCCAAACAAAAAGGCAAAAAACTTTATGAGCTTTGGGGTTATGATATTTCGAACAATCCGTTAACAAACTACACCATCGGCATAGATTCTATTGAAAAAATGGTTTCAAAAATGAACGAGTTGCCATGGCCTATTTATAAAATAAAATTAGGCACCAAAGACGATATTAAAATAGTTACGGAATTACGTAAACATACCCATGCTATTTTTAGAATTGATGCTAATGGCGGATGGCACGTTGATGAAACCATTAAAAATGCCCAAGCTTTGAGGGAACTAGGGGTTGAATTTTTAGAGCAACCCTTAAAAGCCGATGATTGGGACGGACATAAAGAAGTGTATCAAAAATCGGTGTTGCCTATAATTGCGGATGAAAGCTGCCAAGTAGAAGCCGATGTTGCCAAGTGCTACAACCATTTTCATGGAATAAACGTTAAATTGGTAAAATGTGGCGGTTTAACACCTGCACGTCGTATGTTGGTTCATGCCAAAGAATTGCACATGAAAACCATGGTGGGCTGCATGACGGAATCTTCGGTGGGTATTTCGGCAATTGCCCATTTATTACCGCTTTTAGATTATGTAGATATGGATGGGGTGTTGCTTATAGAAAACGATATCGCCACAGGCATTACACTTAATCACGGCGTTACGCAATACAGTGATTTAAATGGAACAGGTGTTGCCTTAATTTAAAAGCTTAATAACCTATGTTCTGCATATATGATAAACTTAAATTCATATCAAAACCTTCGAATATCAAGCATTCATCAGTTTTAGCTTTTCAAAGGTGGTTACCCTAATATGTAAAATCATCAGTTGAGCTTAAACCAACTAACGGAATATCAATAGTTAATTTGTTAAGAGAATGTCATTTAAATAAAAATAAAGATTTTAGTAGTACATTTTTTATAAGTTAAGTTTTTTGTAGAATTAGACAACAAATAAACCCAAATGTTTGTTTTGGAAAATTAATATGTATTTTTACCATCTAAATAGGGAATACCATCTTAAATGGTATCAAATAAAACTTAATAAAAATGACAAACCTTATTACAACAACTTGGTTGGGAAACATGAAGTTTGAAAGCACCAATCCATCGGGACATAATTTGTTTATAGACGCAGGACCAGAAAATGGTGGAAATGGAGAAGGATATCGCCCAAAGGCATTAATGTTATCGGCTTTAGCAGGTTGTTCAGGCCTGGATGTGGCGTTGCTTATTAAAAAGATGAAATTGAATGTGGCTGATTTTAAAATAGATATAGAAGCAAATCTTACTGAAGAAGATCCGAAATATTATGATAAAGTAACTATGCATTTTCATTTTTATGGTGGAAATCTAAGTGAAAAGAAACTTCAAAGAGCAGTCGATTTATCGGTTGAAAAATATTGTGGTGTTATGGAAATGTTTCGACAGTTTTCAGAATTAACCATAGAAACCCATTTTCATAATAAATAATAAATAAAGTTCTAAATCAACCTTAAACTTTCAACCAAATAGATGCGTTGGACAATAAAACCCAAACCCGAATCTAAAAAAATTGAAGCTTTGCAAAAAGCACTTCAAGTAGATGAAGTGGTGGCTACATTATTAATACAGCGCGGTATTGAAACGTATGAAGATGCCAAAACTTTTTTTAGACCAAGTTTAGACGATTTGCACGATCCATATTTAATGAAAGATATGGATAAAGCCGTAGCCAGAATTGAAGAAGCCATGGCTAACCAAGAAAATATTCTGGTTTATGGTGATTACGATGTTGATGGGACAACCTCGGTGGCATTAATGGCATCCTATTTAAAGTCTAAACACAGCTTGGTTTATACCTATATTCCCAATAGATATGATGAAGGATACGGTATTTCATATAAAGGAATCAATTTCGCTTTAGAAAATAATTTCACGCTCATCATTGCCTTAGATTGTGGTATAAAATCGGTCGATAAAGTCGCTTACGCTAAAGAATTAGGAATTGATTTCATTATTTGCGACCATCACAGACCTGCCGATACCATACCACAAGCAACAGCGGTTTTAGATCCCAAAAGAGAAGATTGCACGTATCCTTATAAAGAATTATGTGGATGCGGGGTGGGTTTTAAATTAATTCAAGCCTTGGCCCAAAAAGACGGTTTGACCCCCGAGGATTTAATGGGGTATCTAGATTTGGTAGCAACCGCTATTGGCGCAGATATAGTGCCTATCGATGGTGAAAATAGAGTGTTAGCATATTTCGGGTTACAGGTAATTAATACCAATCCAAGGCCAGGAATAAAAGCTATTTTAAATCAAGTTGACAAAACAGAATTAACGATTACCGATGTAGTTTTTATTATAGCACCTCGAATTAATGCTGCAGGGCGTATGGAACACGGTAATTTTGCGGTAAGACTTTTAACAGAGGAAGATGGTGAATTGGCAGCTAAATACGCTTCAGAAATTAACAATTATAATCTCGATAGGCGTGAAAAAGACAAACAAATTACCGAAGAAGCTCTTAAACAAATTGAAGAGCAAGATGAGCAAAACCGAATTACTACTGTTGTTTACCATAAAGATTGGCATAAAGGCGTTATTGGTATTGTGGCTTCTAGATTAACCGAAACCTATTACAGACCCACATTGGTGTTTACAAAAAGTGGCGATAGACTAGCTGCTTCGGCACGTTCGGTGCGTGATTTTGATATTTATAACGCTTTAGAAGCGTGTAGCGAACATATTGAACAATTTGGTGGTCATAAATATGCTGCGGGCTTAACACTTTTGGAAGAGAATTACGAAGCCTTTAAACAAGCTTTTGAAGATGTCGTTTCAAAAACCATCGACAGAAATCTTTTAACGCCCGAAATTAAAATTGATGCTAAGATTGATTTGGAAAACATCACTCCAAAATTTTACAGGATTTTAAAACAGTTTGCACCTTTTGGTCCTAATAATATGACTCCTGTTTTTATGACCGACAATTTGGTTGATACTGGTTACGGAAAATGTGTAGGTGAAGACAAAACCCATTTAAGAATAACCGTTGCCCAACCACAATCTAAAAGTCTGGTAGCTATAGGTTTTGGAATGGGCGATAAATTCGATTTAATTTCAAATAAAAGAATATTTAAAGCCGTTTATTCTGTCGATGAAAACGAATGGCAGGGAAATGTGTCTTTGCAACTCAAATTAAGAGACATCAAATAATAAAGTATGGCTAAAACAGATCCTTATGCAGCACTTCGCTTTAAGGAATTCAACATCTTTTTATTAGTGCGTTTTGTGCTTGTTTTTGGCTGGTCTATGCAATTTATCGTCATAGAATGGGAAGTGTATAGTTTAACTAAAGATCCGTTATCGTTGGGTATTATTGGTCTAATGGAAATAATTCCAGCATTTACCATGGCTCTGTTTGCAGGCCATATTGTAGACCAGAAAGAAAAACGAAATCTGTTAGCGCTTTGCATAGCGGCTTTTTCTATAATTAGTTTTGGCCTGTTTTTACTCACATGGGATGCGGTTACAGGCAGTTGGGAAACTAAATCCGTACTGTATGGTATTTATGCTTTGGTGTTTTTTGGAGGGTTTTTGCGTTCGTTTTTTGGTCCCACCATATTCTCATTAGTGGCTTTAATAGTGCCTAAAAAAGTATATCCTAATGCTGCCACTTGGAATAGTTCTACATGGCAAATGGCATCGGTTTTAGGACCAGCGTTTGGAGGTTTTTTTATTAGTTGGATTGGTGTGCATTGGTCACTTTGCATCATTTTTGGGTTGATAGTTTTATCATTTATTATTTTATTACAGATAAAAAGAAAACCTATTTTAAACCCTAAAATAGGTGAGCCTGTTATTGAAAGTTTAAAAGAAGGGGTACGGTTTGTATTTAAAACAAAAGCCATTTTGGGCGCTATGACTTTAGATATGGTGGCGGTGTTATTTGGTGGTGCCATTGCACTCTTACCTATATTTGCACAGGATATATTGAAAGTTGGTAGCGAAGGTTTTGGTGTGTTGCGTGCTGCGCCTGCAGTTGGGGCATTCATAACCATGCTAATTACGGCTTACCTTCCTATTAGTAAAAATGCGGGCATGAAATTGTTAGCCGCTATTTTTGGTTTTGGAGTTTGTATTATTGTGTTTGGACTGTCTTCTATATTTTGGGTTTCAGTAGCAGCATTATTTTTTAGTGGTGTAACCGATGGGGTTTCCATGGTGGTACGACAAACCATTTTACAATTAAAAACACCGGACCATATGCGTGGACGTGTATCATCAGTAAACTCTATGTTTGTTGGATCTTCAAACGAATTGGGAGCTTTCGAAAGTGGTGTAACAGCCAAACTTATGGGTACGGTAACTGCTGTGGTTTTTGGAGGTACGATGACTTTAATTACCGTTGTTACCACAGGTATTGTATCGCCTTCGTTTAGGAAATTGGATTTAACAAAGGATTTGGAGGAGCATAATAAAGATTGAAGTTAAAACAGACCTCACAGGTTTTTAAAACCTGTGAGGTCTGTAACAGTATTTTAAAACTCTTTTAACTCAAAACGCTCACCATCAAAAACACCATAGGTGTAATAATTAATCCAATCACCTAGATTGATGTATTTAGAATGGTCATTAAGTTGAATGTCTAAAGGTAAATGGCGGTGACCAAAAACAAAATAATCATAATGCTTTTCGTTTAGTTTTTCTTTGGAGTATTGCACCAACCATTCATTGTCTTCACCTAAAAATTTAGCATCATCATCACCCGAAATTAATCTATTTTTCACCGATAGATATTGTGCAATTTTAACGCCAATATCGGGGTGTACCCATCTAAAAACCCATTTAAAAAACGGATTGGTAAATACCTTTTTCATGCGTTTGTAACCTTTGTCGTGAGGACCTAAACCATCACCATGGCCAATAAAAAACGTTTTGTTGTTAAAGGTAAATTCTTTGGGTTCGTGGTAAACAGGTATATTTAGTTCGTCTTTAAAATAACCATTCATCCATAAATCGTGGTTGCCAACAAAAAAGTAAACTGGAATTCCAGAATCCGTAATTTCGGCAAGTTTACCAAGCGTTCTGGTAAAGCCTTTTGGAACGACTGTTTTGTATTCAAACCAAAAGTCGAATAAATCGCCTACTAAAAATATAGCAGCAGCATCATGTTTAATGCTCTCTAACCAGGCAACAAACTTCTTTTCGCGGGGGCGGGAAGCTTCTGGGGTTGGCGCTCCGAGGTGGTTATCGGAAGCAAAATATATTTTTTTTCCTTGTGGAATATTCATGTGGTAAATATAAATAATTCCTGCGAAGGCAGGAATCTTATTATCGGAGGGTAAAAATAATAAAGATTAGTGCTGCTTTTGGTAATACCAGACGGATATTTATTTTAGAACTAGACATAGCTGGCAGGTGCGTTAGGGATTACTCATGAATTCTATTTTATGTTTTTGAATTCGTGAATACTCCGTATTTGAAGCAATTGTTGGAGCTCCTCGCAGAGTGCGACTTGCGAAAGCCCGACCTGAAAGGTAACGCCCTAAATATTATCATAAGCAAACCATTCGGCAAAAGAACTATCGGTTTCCTGAAGTTTTAACGAATGTAAATCGATGTTTTCTGGTAAACGGCGTTTTATTTTTTTTGCAAAATCTATCACCATCATTTCGCTGGTTGGTTGATAATCGACAAGCAACACATTGTGACCCCTATCTTCAAGTTCTTTTGCGAGCTCCACGTGTGGTGTGTTTTTATTGAAAACGGTGGCATGGTCAAACACATTTACAATCTCTTCTTTTACTATTTTCTTTAAATCGCCAAAATCTATAACCATACCATATTTCACGTTTTTGGTGTCGGAAATAGGTTTTCCAATAACGGTAACAGATAGTTTGTAGCTGTGTCCGTGAACGTTTTTACACTTACCGTCGTACCCATAAAGGGCATGACCGGTTTCAAAAGAAAATTGTTTTGTGATGCGAATAAAACTCATTAGGGATAAATTTAAAATACAAAGATAGGAGTTTTGTAAAAGCAATTTGTTTTTAGATTACATTTGTGCGCTTTTGTTCAATGAGAGCAGTAAGTTTTTTTATAAGTGTTTATGAATCACCTTTTTGAAGCCATTGATTTTGTTGAAAATCCGCTTTATGAACAGATAATTTCTGATATCGGAAAGCAACAATTTAGCATTGTTGAAAGTTTTTTTACAGATGAAGAAGTCGCGGTTTTAAGGCAATCTATTCAAGAAAAATATGAAGAGGACAATTTTAAAAAAGCTGCTATTGGTAATAGATTGAATGAAACGATTGTGAAGTCTATAAGAGGAGATGTTATTTTGTGGATGGATGAAACTAGAGCCGATGCTGCCGAAAAGTTGTTTTTTAATAAAATAAACGATTTGGTTGGTTATTTAAATAAAACCTGTTTTTTGGGCATTTTGCACAAAGAGTTTCATTATGCCATTTACCCCAAAAACACTTATTATAAAAGACATATTGATACCTTTCAAAATGATGACAGACGCAAATTATCGTTTGTTTGTTACTTAAATGAAGACGGATGGTTGCCAGAAAATGGTGGCGAATTGGTGTTGTATTTAAATGAAAATGGCAACGAAATAGAAAAGATTATCTATCCATTTCCTGGGCGTGTTGTCATTTTTGAAAGCCAAATTATTGAACACGAAGTAAAACCGGTAAATACCGAACGCTTAAGTATTACGGGTTGGTTAAAAACACGTTGATTAGCGGCCTTTTCTTTTGTTTACAAAATAAACGATTATTAAAACAAGGGCTAAAACCAGAAACAAACCATTACCACTTATAAAACTTAAAATATCCATAGCTGTTGAATTTAATGTGCAAATGTAAAAATATTTATAGAACTCATCTTGACTTTTTCTATTTCCTAAGAAATGGCTAAATTTTATCCATATTTCGTTACTTTTTTATGCATGGTGGTGCTATGTCTTGCAAAAGTGCCTCATCTGTACAAATTTTATCTCATTTTC
This genomic window from Mariniflexile sp. TRM1-10 contains:
- the alr gene encoding alanine racemase; amino-acid sequence: MPKAQETVLEIDLKALKHNFEHLKSRINNHTKFMAVVKAFAYGSDACEIANYLQDLPVDYFAVAFVHEGVTLRNAGITKPILVLHPQAVNFNALIENRLEPNLYNTKILNEFISIASAEKQHDYPIHIKFNTGLNRLGFSENDVDYIVSKVNETSAVKIKSIFSHLAASEDLNERDFTINQIETFKNIAKTLINAIGYKPLLHICNTSGILNYPEGHFDMVRSGIGMYGFGNSEKENKNFKPIGTLKTIISQIHAIEKGASIGYNRTFKTDRFLRSATLPIGHADGIGRQYGKGKGYVIINHQKAYILGNVCMDMIMVDVTNIDCKEGDEVIVFGPNTTAENLAETAGTISYELITAISQRVKRVFLK
- a CDS encoding thymidine kinase translates to MFLENTVNHKEQFGWIEVICGSMFSGKTEELIRRLKRAQFARQKVEIFKPTIDVRYNEDMVVSHDANQIRSTPVPAAANIPILADGCDVVGIDEAQFFDDEIVRVCNDLANKGVRVIVAGLDMDFKGNPFGPMPNLMATAEYVTKVHAVCTRTGNLAQYSYRKGKNDNLVLLGEVDEYEPLSRAAYYKAMTRDKVRNMKVNDAEELTPKTQNPDA
- the rsmI gene encoding 16S rRNA (cytidine(1402)-2'-O)-methyltransferase — its product is MSKLYIVPTPIGNLKDMTFRAVEVLKEVDLILAEDTRTSGKLLKHFEISTHMQSHHMHNEHKTVENLIQKLKSGTTVALISDAGTPAISDPGFLLTRACIENNIEVDCLPGATAFVPALVNSGLPNDKFVFEGFLPVKKGRQTRLLLLAEETRTIIFYESPHKLLKTLANFCEYFGEDREVSVSRELTKLYEETIRGTAKEVLDHYTNKPPKGEIVIVVGGKK
- a CDS encoding HopJ type III effector protein, which codes for MSLETFKQKIKTTPNNIEFSETMAVIESNYNFTPTAFKNGPLQNNAGENSGSCKLFAFAKLQGFTQDETLACFGKFYFEDVLNDPNGTGHQNIRNFMKTGFEGLAFDGEPLKLK
- a CDS encoding uracil-DNA glycosylase family protein, with amino-acid sequence MQDLLSNIRQCTICEKHLPSGPRPIVSAHPKVKIVIIGQAPGTKVHKTGIPWDDASGKQLRNWLGVTDAVFYDETKIAIMPMGFCYPGKGKSGDLPPRPECAQQWHKPLLEHLPNVELILLIGMYAQNYYLKNKAKNTLTETVANFKAYLPKYLPLPHPSPRNRFWLTKNPWFEIEVLPELRSRVQELI
- a CDS encoding dipeptide epimerase, yielding MELIIRSFNLKLKHTFSISRQSYNEQPTLIVELKEGGFSGFGEATSNPYYNMTVEKMKNDLTSLKSIIETANHTTPEEFWKHMHPHLKQNMFALCALDQAYNDWYAKQKGKKLYELWGYDISNNPLTNYTIGIDSIEKMVSKMNELPWPIYKIKLGTKDDIKIVTELRKHTHAIFRIDANGGWHVDETIKNAQALRELGVEFLEQPLKADDWDGHKEVYQKSVLPIIADESCQVEADVAKCYNHFHGINVKLVKCGGLTPARRMLVHAKELHMKTMVGCMTESSVGISAIAHLLPLLDYVDMDGVLLIENDIATGITLNHGVTQYSDLNGTGVALI
- a CDS encoding OsmC family protein — encoded protein: MTNLITTTWLGNMKFESTNPSGHNLFIDAGPENGGNGEGYRPKALMLSALAGCSGLDVALLIKKMKLNVADFKIDIEANLTEEDPKYYDKVTMHFHFYGGNLSEKKLQRAVDLSVEKYCGVMEMFRQFSELTIETHFHNK
- the recJ gene encoding single-stranded-DNA-specific exonuclease RecJ translates to MRWTIKPKPESKKIEALQKALQVDEVVATLLIQRGIETYEDAKTFFRPSLDDLHDPYLMKDMDKAVARIEEAMANQENILVYGDYDVDGTTSVALMASYLKSKHSLVYTYIPNRYDEGYGISYKGINFALENNFTLIIALDCGIKSVDKVAYAKELGIDFIICDHHRPADTIPQATAVLDPKREDCTYPYKELCGCGVGFKLIQALAQKDGLTPEDLMGYLDLVATAIGADIVPIDGENRVLAYFGLQVINTNPRPGIKAILNQVDKTELTITDVVFIIAPRINAAGRMEHGNFAVRLLTEEDGELAAKYASEINNYNLDRREKDKQITEEALKQIEEQDEQNRITTVVYHKDWHKGVIGIVASRLTETYYRPTLVFTKSGDRLAASARSVRDFDIYNALEACSEHIEQFGGHKYAAGLTLLEENYEAFKQAFEDVVSKTIDRNLLTPEIKIDAKIDLENITPKFYRILKQFAPFGPNNMTPVFMTDNLVDTGYGKCVGEDKTHLRITVAQPQSKSLVAIGFGMGDKFDLISNKRIFKAVYSVDENEWQGNVSLQLKLRDIK
- a CDS encoding MFS transporter gives rise to the protein MAKTDPYAALRFKEFNIFLLVRFVLVFGWSMQFIVIEWEVYSLTKDPLSLGIIGLMEIIPAFTMALFAGHIVDQKEKRNLLALCIAAFSIISFGLFLLTWDAVTGSWETKSVLYGIYALVFFGGFLRSFFGPTIFSLVALIVPKKVYPNAATWNSSTWQMASVLGPAFGGFFISWIGVHWSLCIIFGLIVLSFIILLQIKRKPILNPKIGEPVIESLKEGVRFVFKTKAILGAMTLDMVAVLFGGAIALLPIFAQDILKVGSEGFGVLRAAPAVGAFITMLITAYLPISKNAGMKLLAAIFGFGVCIIVFGLSSIFWVSVAALFFSGVTDGVSMVVRQTILQLKTPDHMRGRVSSVNSMFVGSSNELGAFESGVTAKLMGTVTAVVFGGTMTLITVVTTGIVSPSFRKLDLTKDLEEHNKD
- a CDS encoding UDP-2,3-diacylglucosamine diphosphatase — protein: MNIPQGKKIYFASDNHLGAPTPEASRPREKKFVAWLESIKHDAAAIFLVGDLFDFWFEYKTVVPKGFTRTLGKLAEITDSGIPVYFFVGNHDLWMNGYFKDELNIPVYHEPKEFTFNNKTFFIGHGDGLGPHDKGYKRMKKVFTNPFFKWVFRWVHPDIGVKIAQYLSVKNRLISGDDDAKFLGEDNEWLVQYSKEKLNEKHYDYFVFGHRHLPLDIQLNDHSKYINLGDWINYYTYGVFDGERFELKEF